In the Telopea speciosissima isolate NSW1024214 ecotype Mountain lineage chromosome 2, Tspe_v1, whole genome shotgun sequence genome, one interval contains:
- the LOC122650378 gene encoding phosphatidylinositol 4-kinase gamma 5-like, giving the protein MSPNLDSPVQTQMAVAVFNGTINGEYHGTKRVEGKPAGRRRVFVQTETGCVLGIELDRSDNAHTVKRRLQVALNVPTEESSLTFGDMVLKNDLSAVRNDAPLLLTRNLLHRSSSTPCLSPTGRDLQQRDKSGLIEILGCPSRFAETKQLVKDIVKGIKNGVEPTPVHSGLGGAYYFRNIWRESVAIVKPTDEEPFAPNNPKGFVGKALGQPGLKRSVRVGETGIREVAAYLLDYDHFASVPATALVKITHSIFHVNEGVNGTKSHGKKQVSKIASFQQFIPHDFDASDHGTSSFPVAAVHRIGILDVRIFNTDRHAGNLLVRKLDGVGRFGHVELIPIDHGLCLPESLEDPYFEWIHWPQASIPFSDDELEYIANLDPVKDSEMLRMELPNIREACLRILDLCTIFLKEAAAFGLCLAEIGEMMTREFRGCEEEPSELEVICIEARRLIAEREVLSPDAEAGEEQEFQFDIDCEEAENDFTPKMADYFLHNGTFHIGFKGGNGRNPLSKLEECIEEDDSEGEEKPGEEPARMEEFAVPLARTQVPTASKLSMSLKNMCLGEKTQHYQMAKPECRSSGNWRSANEQLPASANFVKLADMNEEQWSLFLEKVQELLYPAFASRKAVTLGQRQRQRLGTSCQF; this is encoded by the coding sequence ATGTCTCCTAACCTGGACAGCCCTGTGCAGACCCAGATGGCTGTTGCAGTCTTTAATGGTACCATCAATGGGGAGTACCATGGGACCAAGAGAGTGGAGGGAAAACCTGCTGGTAGGAGGCGTGTCTTTGTGCAAACTGAAACTGGTTGTGTGCTGGGGATAGAGTTGGATAGGAGTGACAATGCACATACTGTGAAGAGGAGGTTGCAAGTTGCCCTTAATGTTCCAACAGAGGAGAGCTCACTGACCTTCGGGGATATGGTTTTGAAGAATGATCTTAGTGCTGTACGAAATGATGCCCCTCTTCTTCTGACAAGGAACTTGCTGCACAGAAGTTCATCCACCCCATGTTTGTCACCTACTGGTCGTGATCTCCAACAGAGAGACAAGAGTGGCCTAATTGAAATCTTAGGCTGCCCTAGTCGTTTTGCTGAAACCAAGCAACTGGTGAAGGACATTGTAAAGGGGATTAAGAATGGTGTTGAACCAACCCCTGTTCACAGTGGCCTTGGAGGTGCTTATTATTTTAGAAATATCTGGAGAGAGAGTGTTGCGATTGTGAAGCCCACAGATGAAGAACCTTTTGCGCCAAACAACCCAAAGGGCTTTGTTGGCAAAGCCCTTGGTCAGCCAGGACTGAAGCGTTCAGTGCGAGTTGGGGAAACAGGGATCAGAGAAGTTGCAGCTTACCTTCTTGATTATGATCACTTTGCCAGTGTGCCTGCTACTGCCCTTGTGAAGATAACTCACTCAATCTTCCATGTCAACGAAGGGGTGAATGGAACCAAGTCTCATGGCAAGAAGCAGGTGAGCAAAATTGCATCTTTCCAACAGTTCATTCCTCATGACTTTGATGCCAGTGATCATGGGACTTCGAGCTTCCCTGTTGCTGCAGTGCATAGGATAGGGATATTGGATGTTAGGATCTTTAACACTGACAGGCATGCTGGAAACCTTCTTGTTAGGAAGCTTGATGGGGTTGGGAGGTTTGGTCATGTGGAGCTTATTCCGATTGATCATGGCCTTTGCCTGCCAGAGAGCCTTGAGGACCCTTATTTTGAATGGATCCATTGGCCTCAGGCATCAATTCCATTTTCAGATGACGAGCTTGAGTACATAGCAAATCTTGATCCAGTAAAGGACTCTGAGATGCTTCGAATGGAGCTGCCCAATATTCGGGAGGCATGCCTTCGGATCTTGGATCTGTGCACAATTTTCCTCAAGGAAGCAGCTGCCTTTGGTCTCTGCCTAGCTGAGATTGGTGAGATGATGACAAGAGAGTTTCGAGGCTGTGAAGAAGAGCCAAGTGAGCTGGAAGTTATATGCATTGAGGCAAGGAGGCTGATAGCAGAGCGGGAAGTGTTATCTCCAGATGCTGAAGCAGGAGAGGAACAGGAGTTTCAGTTTGATATAGATTGTGAGGAAGCTGAAAATGACTTCACTCCTAAGATGGCAGATTATTTCCTGCATAACGGGACATTCCATATTGGGTTTAAGGGTGGGAATGGTCGAAACCCTCTGTCTAAACTGGAGGAGTGCATTGAAGAGGATGACAGTGAAGGGGAAGAAAAGCCAGGTGAAGAACCAGCCAGGATGGAGGAATTTGCTGTCCCATTGGCTCGGACCCAGGTTCCTACTGCGTCAAAGCTCTCCATGTCTCTGAAGAACATGTGCCTGGGTGAGAAGACCCAACATTATCAGATGGCTAAACCAGAATGCAGATCATCTGGGAACTGGAGAAGTGCAAATGAGCAGCTGCCTGCTAGTGCAAACTTTGTGAAGCTGGCGGACATGAACGAAGAGCAGTGGTCACTGTTCCTTGAGAAGGTCCAGGAGCTGCTGTATCCTGCATTTGCCAGCCGTAAAGCTGTCACCCTGGGACAGAGGCAGAGACAGAGGCTCGGAACTTCTTGCCAGTTTTGA
- the LOC122651063 gene encoding uncharacterized protein LOC122651063 has product MEVISRAQAATCEFLNAQKPQKNLVQCKNLQNHQLQQHWIPPEEGWVKVNSDASQGATMEKGGLGLIIRDHLGRPLRAVSEPCSFQSIRLGEALALRAGMIQALNDGWTKVRFESDNLEMISYLTRQQCNIPLEVPPVINDVFHLSPSFTLVSFSHIS; this is encoded by the coding sequence ATGGAGGTTATCAGCAGAGCTCAGGCGGCTACTTGTGAATTCCTTAATGCTCAAAAGCCTCAGAAGAATCTGGTTCAATGCAAGAATCTCCAAAACCATCAGCTGCAGCAACATTGGATACCACCTGAAGAAGGGTGGGTCAAGGTAAACAGTGATGCTTCCCAAGGTGCTACCATGGAGAAAGGAGGACTAGGCCTTATTATTAGAGATCATCTGGGCAGGCCTCTTCGTGCTGTCTCTGAACCTTGTTCCTTTCAATCCATTCGGTTGGGGGAAGCCTTAGCCTTGAGAGCAGGTATGATACAGGCTTTGAATGATGGGTGGACCAAGGTCAGATTTGAATCTGATAATCTGGAAATGATCTCCTACCTTACCAGGCAGCAGTGCAACATCCCCTTGGAGGTGCCCCCAGTTATCAATGATGTCTTTCACCTTTCCCCATCCTTCACTCTTGtgtctttttctcatatttcttGA